From Bacillus pumilus, one genomic window encodes:
- the minD gene encoding septum site-determining protein MinD — protein MGEAIVITSGKGGVGKTTTSANLGTALAIQGKKVCLVDTDIGLRNLDVVMGLENRIIYDLVDVVEGRCKIHQALVKDKRFEDLLYLLPAAQTSDKTAVEPEQIKELIQSLKQDFDYVVIDCPAGIEQGFKNAVSGADKAIVVTTPEISAVRDADRIIGLLEQEDIEPPRLIVNRIRTHMAKSGDSMDVDEVVHHLSIDLLGIVADDDDVIKASNNGEPIVMDAKNKVSIAYRNIARRVLGESVPLQSFEDENKGMFAKLKAFFGVRA, from the coding sequence TTGGGCGAGGCTATTGTGATTACCTCAGGAAAAGGCGGCGTTGGCAAAACAACAACATCTGCAAACTTAGGCACAGCACTAGCAATTCAAGGGAAAAAAGTGTGTCTAGTGGATACCGATATTGGCCTTCGGAATCTAGATGTCGTGATGGGGCTTGAGAACCGCATTATTTATGATCTAGTCGATGTAGTAGAAGGAAGATGTAAAATTCACCAAGCGCTTGTAAAAGATAAGCGTTTCGAGGATCTTTTGTATCTTTTACCCGCTGCTCAAACAAGCGATAAAACGGCTGTAGAGCCGGAGCAGATCAAAGAATTAATTCAATCATTGAAACAAGACTTTGATTATGTCGTCATTGATTGCCCTGCTGGAATTGAGCAAGGCTTTAAAAATGCTGTATCAGGTGCAGATAAGGCAATTGTCGTGACGACGCCTGAGATCTCAGCTGTGAGAGATGCTGACCGTATCATCGGCTTGTTAGAACAAGAAGATATCGAACCACCTCGTTTGATTGTCAACCGTATTCGTACACACATGGCGAAAAGTGGCGATTCAATGGATGTGGATGAAGTTGTACATCACTTATCGATTGATCTTCTTGGCATTGTCGCAGATGATGATGACGTGATTAAGGCTTCAAACAATGGTGAACCGATTGTCATGGATGCTAAAAACAAAGTATCGATTGCGTATCGTAATATCGCCCGCCGTGTACTAGGCGAATCTGTTCCGCTTCAATCATTTGAAGATGAAAACAAAGGAATGTTTGCGAAGCTGAAAGCATTTTTTGGTGTAAGAGCATAA
- the minC gene encoding septum site-determining protein MinC, with amino-acid sequence MKTQKQQYVTIKGTKNGLTLQLNDDCSFDDLLSGLREVLLLEQYTDGREGHKVNVHIKLGFRYLTEDQEMRLTEAVSENEHLVIHSIESDVMSTEEARRLKAEAEITSVAKIVRSGQVLYVEGDLLLIGDVNPGGTIRAGGNIFVLGALKGVAHAGCNGNKQAVIAASRMIPTQLRIAQVFNRAPDQKEDGNEMECAYLDIDGNMIIERLQQLAHIRPNLTRLEGGM; translated from the coding sequence TTGAAAACTCAAAAACAGCAATATGTGACGATAAAAGGTACAAAAAACGGATTAACATTACAGTTAAATGATGACTGTTCGTTTGATGACCTTCTTTCTGGCTTGCGAGAGGTTCTTTTACTTGAGCAATACACAGATGGTAGAGAAGGGCATAAGGTTAATGTGCATATTAAGCTTGGTTTTCGGTATTTAACAGAGGATCAGGAAATGCGTTTGACTGAAGCGGTCTCTGAAAATGAACATCTCGTCATTCACTCCATTGAAAGTGACGTCATGTCAACTGAAGAGGCGAGACGATTAAAAGCAGAGGCCGAAATTACCTCTGTAGCCAAAATTGTGCGCTCTGGACAGGTGCTGTATGTCGAAGGAGATCTCTTATTAATAGGAGATGTCAATCCTGGCGGAACGATTCGTGCAGGGGGAAATATTTTTGTGCTCGGCGCTTTAAAAGGCGTGGCACATGCTGGATGTAATGGGAATAAACAAGCTGTCATTGCGGCATCTCGTATGATTCCAACACAGCTTCGCATCGCACAAGTGTTTAACCGTGCACCAGATCAAAAAGAAGATGGAAACGAAATGGAATGTGCTTATTTAGATATAGATGGCAACATGATCATTGAACGCCTGCAGCAATTGGCTCATATAAGACCTAATCTGACAAGGCTTGAGGGAGGAATGTGA
- the mreD gene encoding rod shape-determining protein MreD: MRRVLLAFVMLFIFVFDSIFVDLVKLPFVSDNQILAPHFILLALVFMTAFVNQKYGVIFGFIFGLLYDISYTGILGVHMFGFGALCYLLAKAFKVLQTNMLVVVFLSIIAVSVMEFYVYGVQATIQSGIMPFNTYVIERFIPTILLNTAASLILVVPLRLFFINMKQGLIDE; the protein is encoded by the coding sequence GTGAGACGTGTCCTTCTTGCTTTCGTCATGTTGTTTATCTTCGTATTTGACAGTATTTTTGTCGATCTAGTGAAGCTCCCATTTGTTTCAGACAATCAAATTTTAGCTCCTCATTTCATCTTACTCGCACTGGTATTTATGACTGCTTTTGTGAATCAAAAATATGGTGTGATTTTCGGTTTTATCTTTGGACTTTTATATGATATTTCGTATACAGGCATACTTGGTGTTCATATGTTTGGCTTTGGAGCGCTCTGCTATTTGCTAGCGAAAGCCTTTAAAGTTCTGCAAACGAATATGCTAGTGGTCGTCTTTCTGTCGATTATTGCTGTTTCCGTGATGGAGTTTTATGTATACGGCGTTCAAGCGACAATTCAATCAGGGATTATGCCGTTTAATACGTATGTCATCGAACGCTTTATTCCAACGATTCTTTTAAATACTGCTGCGTCTCTCATACTTGTTGTGCCGCTTAGGCTCTTTTTCATCAATATGAAACAAGGACTGATCGACGAATAA
- the mreC gene encoding rod shape-determining protein MreC, with protein sequence MPQFFMNKRLMLLLVCVIVLVAMIGFSVKSGRGASWPEKLVGDTTGFFQGVFHKPSQFIAGIYGNVQDLKNTYDENERLRKKLDGQTQYEAKLQELEDENKKLRKQLGYVNSIRDYTPILSTVIARNPSLWDSFVMIDKGKKQGVDKDMAVTNESGALIGKIESDKLNNFTSTVRLLSSTDQNNRISTKIFAKKGKEELNGIINGYDSKKKMLTMNILKSDADGDVKKGDLVETSGAGGVFPQGLTIGKVSEIEPDHYGLTKIIYVEPAAELNNLDRVIVVNRSSSTADASELTKEEGS encoded by the coding sequence ATGCCGCAGTTTTTTATGAATAAAAGATTAATGTTGCTCCTTGTCTGTGTCATCGTACTGGTGGCCATGATTGGTTTTTCAGTGAAAAGCGGCAGAGGTGCTTCATGGCCGGAAAAATTAGTGGGGGATACGACAGGCTTTTTTCAAGGTGTCTTTCATAAACCATCACAATTTATTGCCGGTATTTATGGGAACGTACAAGATTTAAAGAACACATATGATGAAAACGAGCGTCTTCGAAAAAAACTTGATGGACAAACTCAATATGAGGCGAAACTTCAAGAGCTAGAAGATGAGAACAAAAAGCTTCGCAAGCAGCTCGGATATGTGAACTCTATTCGTGATTATACGCCAATTCTATCAACGGTTATCGCGAGAAACCCGTCCCTTTGGGATAGCTTTGTGATGATTGATAAAGGGAAAAAACAAGGCGTTGACAAAGATATGGCGGTCACAAATGAGAGTGGTGCGTTAATTGGGAAAATTGAAAGTGATAAGCTCAACAATTTTACTTCAACTGTAAGGTTGCTAAGCTCTACGGACCAAAATAATAGAATTTCAACGAAAATTTTTGCGAAAAAGGGCAAAGAAGAACTCAACGGAATTATTAACGGTTATGACAGTAAGAAAAAAATGCTGACAATGAATATTCTGAAATCTGATGCAGATGGAGATGTCAAAAAAGGAGATCTTGTTGAAACATCTGGAGCAGGGGGCGTATTCCCGCAAGGCTTGACGATTGGTAAGGTGAGTGAAATCGAACCAGATCATTACGGCCTGACAAAAATTATTTATGTAGAACCAGCGGCCGAACTCAACAATTTAGACCGCGTGATTGTGGTGAATCGCAGCTCAAGTACGGCAGATGCATCTGAATTGACGAAGGAGGAAGGCTCGTGA